The sequence below is a genomic window from Lolium perenne isolate Kyuss_39 chromosome 7, Kyuss_2.0, whole genome shotgun sequence.
CGCGCTCGCTCACCGTGCGCATCCCCTTACCTGCCGACCAAGATAGGTGGTCGCCTAAACCTTTCGCCTCCCCGCACCTGACGACGATGCGCCTCCAGGGGGTCGATCTCGACCACGGCAGCCTCGATTTCTCCTGCTGCACGAAGCTTCTCCACCTCAGCCTCACTGCCTGCAGCCTCGATGGCGACGCCATCGTGTCGCCCTCGCTGGAGCGCCTCCATATCATGGACTGCGCCTCAGAATCGCCGATCAGGATTTCCACCCCGAGCCTCCGTCATCTGCAGCTATCCGGTGACCACGACGGGATCTGTACTGCACCGTCGTCTCTCGACACCATGCCTTGCTTAACCAATGCAAGCATCCAGCTTACTGGCTTCATCGAGGGCGGCGATGGTGATGCCAATGCCGGCCGCTCTTTGATTCTCCGTGGATTATCGGAAGCCACCAGCCTGGAGCTCATAGCTACGAGGAGCGATGGAAGGGTTTGTCAAATCCaatctttgtttttatttttacctTCGCATACATCACTAGTTAGAGCAAAACTGCACCATGCATGCACCAGGCCGGCCGGTAGATTTAATTCCTCTTCTGTCACTTTGTCCAATTTTACAAATGTTTGCAGCTTCCACACTAGGGGCCAGGCACGCCCAATACCAACTACTGCATATATGTCCTACATTGTTGTTAGATAAATATAATTTGCCATCAATAGGAAACCTTGATTTGCTAAATTTAAGATTATGAATTTAGTCGAATCAGTATAGACAAACTAGAGCTATTTATTTTTACCAGCTAATTAAGTTGCCACTTGTTATTTTGAAACGTGTTGGTCAACAACTATTTTGTCACTTTGCATCAAGTCCTTGCACTTGATTTCTAATAATTTATCTgcatatttttttgtctttttctcTCGCACATTCTAAGTACTCCCTGTTCTTAAGACAATTGGTTCAGATCTCTACCAAATGTAAAGAAAACTTGGGAAGATATCTAAGACCATCTAGACCTTTTATCTACATGCCAAATAGCTAATAACTAGGCTAACAATAAATCTGTATTGAGCTTGAACTGTGTACTTAATTGTTATACTCAGTTAGTTAGTTTTTAAAAAAGGTTGTTGTTATGAATAGTTCATACTCCATGCAGACTATCTTCCTAAGGGATTTGGCATGGTGGCCTACATTCCCAAAGTTAAAGACCTTGATACTTAATGAGTGGTGTGTGTATGATGATGTAACTGCCATTGAGTGCCTTCTACGCCACACGCCAAGATTGGAGAGCCTCATTCTGCAACTTAATTTTAAGGTACTGTAAGTTCATGTTTTCGCATTTGTTTTATTGTGATTACCTTGCATTCCCTCCGTTCCATGATTCTTGTCGTTATATGACGAGAaaaatggaacggagggagtaagtttCTCAAGACATATATTAATTCCCATATATGTAGACAAAGACATAATATAAGATAAATCCCTAGATTGTTTTATGTCTACATGATTATATGTCATACTCCCTCCTTCCTAAATTAAGATGCCTATAGTTTTTTATCAAAGGCAAAAAAAACTAAGCAACTTTATACAGAAAAGTATTAATATGTAAAATTTTAAAAGCACATAataagaaaatatattttatgaggGTTCCAAAAATATTGCCTTGGGATTATAAATGTTGACACTTTCTGTATTCAGTTGGTCAAACTTTGATAATTTTGACTTTATCAAAATATTATAGGCATCCTATTTTGTGGTGAGTACTTCATAAACACAGGTGGCACCATTAAAAACATAACACAGGTGGCCATATCCAATTTTCAACTTCTCTAGGACACATAAGATTTTAAGTTTTAACCCTTGTTTTCTTTTTCATGTAGAACCACCCTAAACTCCAGGTGGAAGGAGAAGGAAGTGATAATACATCAGAACAGTCTATTCTTAACTTTGAGCACCTTAAGACAGTGGAGATCACGAACCGTACACCTTATTATTATGAACGGGTGGTATATTTTGACACAAGGATTGATGAAGTTTTTAAGCTGTTCAGTGACTTGGGCATACCTAGCAGTAAGATCAGTATCAACTACGAGAAACCTGAAGGTCAGCCATCTACATATCTCAGTTTCTTTCTGCAGTTATCTATGTGAATTAAAATTCCATATAAAAACAAGCACATTGGACAAATTGGTGCATGCACCGGGCTGCCCTAGACACAAAGTGTTTGAAGGATAAATCAGTTTATTATGCATATATCCGTTGTTCTTCTATGAAAAAATGAATTAGTATTACTACTATTTAGTGCTGGCGCCGTATCTTATGCATCCAGCCAACTCGTGTATCCGTGCATCCGAAGCGTTTCTGGACGACCGATCTAAATCGTAGCGTGGGAGCTGTTTAGGCTGTAATCTTCCGAAACCACACCCGCTGCCTATGTTAGTTACGCTGCAAATTTGCACCAGCACCCCTAGCGAACCCCACGTTCCTTCCGGCGATCTCAACTGCAGTTGTAGATTTTCGATCACTATGGCGGCGACCCGGAGCTAGAGACGGTGATCTCGCCATTGCCCTACACTTCGACGGGATAGGATCCTGGTCGACAAAGTTGGATTCAGCCGGATCGCCTGTGGCATCCGTGGTGACATTCATAGTATACGCCCGTATTGCTGTGTTTTCTTGTGATGAACAGCACCGAGCGATCTCCTAGTGCTGCTTAGGTGCCTCACGTAGGGATTATCAAAAGTTAACTAGCTTGATACGAACACACAACACCAAACACTCATCATGCAGACTCGTTGTGGATAGCAAAAGAATGAATTATGTGTAAGTTAACCAGCTGATGTTTAAGAATCTTCAGAAAACTTTAGCTTCGTCAGTACATTCTGTTACCTGTTTAGTCTGCCAGTTTCAACAATTACTCCCccgttcctttttaattgactcagatttagtaca
It includes:
- the LOC127321640 gene encoding FBD-associated F-box protein At5g56370-like, with protein sequence MRGGDRFEVLPDDLVQHVLSFLPSRDAVETAVLARRWRYLWRSTPAVRVNGSGDGFRLFVNSLLLHRDGASPLRSFEIDADLLIGEESDDDDEYSYFDPHVDLWIRHALSTCRARSLTVRIPLPADQDRWSPKPFASPHLTTMRLQGVDLDHGSLDFSCCTKLLHLSLTACSLDGDAIVSPSLERLHIMDCASESPIRISTPSLRHLQLSGDHDGICTAPSSLDTMPCLTNASIQLTGFIEGGDGDANAGRSLILRGLSEATSLELIATRSDGRLPH